The stretch of DNA ACGCTGGTGGTTTTTGTGAGCGACAACGGAGGACCTACCCAGGAACTGACTAGCAGCAACGCACCATTGCGAGGCGGCAAAGGATCGCTCTACGAAGGTGGCATTCGCGTCCCGATGTTGTGGTCCATGCCGGGTCGAATCGCCGAAGGAAAAACCGAAGATCGCCCCGTGCTAAGTCTCGACATTGCTGCAACGGCCTTGGATCTTGCTGGTATAGAGCCTGTCGAAGGAGCAGACGGTCAAAGCATCTTTTCTTGGATCAACGACGCGACGAAACCATCACCTCATCAAACGATATTTTGGCGGATGCCCCGAGACAAACTGGCACTACGTCACCAAGATTGGAAAATCGTGCGACTAAGCGCGGGCGACAGTGTCCAGCTCTACCACCTCGGCACTGACCTCTCGGAAACGAAGGATCTGGCTAGCCAAGAACCTGCAATGCTATCGAAATTGATTGATCGTTGGGAATCGATCAATGCTCAGATGGCACCCGAAACCGACTGATTCTGGTATCCAGAAACAGTCAAAAACCCAACAAGCTTGAGCGAAACCGCGTTTCCAAAGTCTCAGCAAACCTGACTTTGCGGGCTGCTGCAATCCCCACCCATTTCGCCCACAGCTCTTTAGCGAACGATTCTAGCCAATCGCTTTACCTTAACCCGTTCGGGTGGTAGACTGCCTAGCCCCCCCCCCCATAGAAATGCCATCCTGCCTAGTACCTATGGGCTACCTGTGAGTGCTTCACTGCACCGGTAGCAAAGTCGACCAGTGGGATCGACCGCCAAGGAGCTCTGACATCTAGTTATGCCCGATCTGCAATCGCGTGAACTTGAGATTCGCTATGAAGCATCGGATCAGTTCGTGCCCATTCTGCAGCATCTCAATGCGACGCTATTAGTTTCGACCTACAAGCTAGGTCGGGTCGCGGTTTTGCAGCCGGGCGTGTCGTCATCAGGCAACGGAAAGCTGTCGGTCCAATTTCGGGCGTTCCCGCAAGCGATGGGCATCGCGGTGAGTCCCGATCGTTTGGCCATCGGAACGAGCCGCAGTGTTTGGCAGTTCGAACGTCCCCGAGGCGTTGCTATTCCGGATCGGGATGGTCGGCTATCCAAAGTCGCTTACTTACCCCGCCGGCAACATATCACTGGCAACATCAGCATTCACGAAATGGCTTGGCAAGTTGATGAACTGTGGGCCGTCAACACACTGTTCTCTTGCCTTTGCACGTTTGACGATTCGCACAACTTTGTGCCGCGTTGGAAACCAACTTTCATTTCTCACTTGCGTCCCGAAGACCGTTGTCACCTCAATGGCTTAGCAATGGGTCCGAGCGGTCCGACTTATGTGTCCGCGTTAGGACAAGGTGACCGCCAAGGCAGTTGGCGTGACGACAAACTGAACGGTGGTTGCCTGTTAGACGTTGCATCAAGTGAAGTTGTGTTGGCTGGTTTGGCAATGCCACATTCACCTCGGATACATGACGGACATTTGTGGTACCTGCATTCGGGCCATGGCGAACTTAATCGCGTCGATCTGCAATCCGGTCAAAGCGAAACGATCGATCGCGTTCCGGGCTACACGCGAGGCCTATCGTTTGCCGGACAATTCGCCTTCGTGGGCATGTCTCAAATTCGCGAGACCAACGTGTTTGGTGGTTTACCGATCGGCCAAAACCTAGACGCACTTCGTTGCGGGGTAGCGGTTGTGGACTTGGTGTCGGGCCGCAGCGTTGCATGGTTCCAATTCAAATGCGACGTCGAAGAAGTCTTTGCCGTCGAAGTCGTCCCCAACTCCACACCGCTTGTCCTGCACAGTCCCACATTGGAAGACGACGACAAAGAAGTTTGGGTCGTTCCTCCCTTGCCTTCCTAATCAAGAACACAACACTGGTGTTCTTCACCGCCAGCCGCAGTGAAGCCTGCCGAGCGATGCTTTAACAAGCTACGACGTTTCCAATCTCCAGTTTCCAGTTTCCAGTTTCCAGTTTCCAGTCTTCCGCCCCAGACCTCTTGCCTAGAATCGCCCTCATGTCGAAACGCAACTCTGCTACGAATACTTCCAAACGCAGCACCGCTCGCCGCGTGAACCAGAACCGACGACGAAAAGGTCGTTTCGAACGACTGGAAGATCGCCGCTTGATGGCAGCGGACTTAATCCGCGATTTGTACGACGTTAACAGTGCTCCCGCACCGAACGAAGGTATCGCGGTTGGAAATGTGGCCTACTTCGCCAACGAAGATTTGTACGGAAGTGAATTGTGGAAGAGCGATGGAACCGTTGCGGGGACCCAACGGGTCATGGATATATGGGAAGGCTCGCAGAGTTCATACCCCAAAAAGTTTGTAGCGTTCGATGACGGTGCTGCGTTTTTAGCAAGAAGCTACAACGATCTCTTGGAATTTAGTCTCTCGTCAGTGTGGATGACTGACGGAACCGAAGATGGGACCAAACTATTGGCAGAGGGAATCTCGACCTATCAGGCTCCGGTCGATGTTGACGGAAAACTGTTCTTTTCGGGCTACGACTATGCGGAAAGTGATGGATGGGGAATATTCCAATTTGATCCAGCGACGGGAGTCACCTCGGAAGTGTTGTCGGGACTAGAAAGCGACCCACTCAATGGCAACGTCCAAGCCGTGGGCGGAAAGTTGTTCTTCACCCATGATGATGAAGGGGGTGGTGAGGAGTTGTGGGTCAGTGATGGAACCGAAAGTGGAACCAAGCTTCTTAAAGAAATTCAAGACAACGCAACTGCCTACAACTATGGCTACGGAAGTTACCCAGGCGATTTCACCCCTTCTGACGGTTTGCTTTTCTTCACGGCAACCCAGAATTC from Rubripirellula amarantea encodes:
- a CDS encoding TIGR03032 family protein — protein: MPDLQSRELEIRYEASDQFVPILQHLNATLLVSTYKLGRVAVLQPGVSSSGNGKLSVQFRAFPQAMGIAVSPDRLAIGTSRSVWQFERPRGVAIPDRDGRLSKVAYLPRRQHITGNISIHEMAWQVDELWAVNTLFSCLCTFDDSHNFVPRWKPTFISHLRPEDRCHLNGLAMGPSGPTYVSALGQGDRQGSWRDDKLNGGCLLDVASSEVVLAGLAMPHSPRIHDGHLWYLHSGHGELNRVDLQSGQSETIDRVPGYTRGLSFAGQFAFVGMSQIRETNVFGGLPIGQNLDALRCGVAVVDLVSGRSVAWFQFKCDVEEVFAVEVVPNSTPLVLHSPTLEDDDKEVWVVPPLPS